In Methanofastidiosum sp., a genomic segment contains:
- the yjjX gene encoding inosine/xanthosine triphosphatase, which produces MKVLVGSKNPVKIDAVKEAFSSYFKDIEVEGVEVGSSVPDQPIDEETFEGAEHRAKVIKKLNEKANIGASYFVGIEGGVINIYSKWFGIGVVCIIDEKDNLGFGTSPMFELWGDAIEEVLDGKELGDVMAEVTGDSEVKRKGGAVGYLTDGVVVRKDLYTSALKVALIPLMKEDLYSKKI; this is translated from the coding sequence ATGAAGGTACTAGTAGGCTCTAAAAATCCCGTGAAGATAGACGCAGTAAAGGAAGCTTTTTCTTCCTATTTTAAAGATATAGAAGTTGAAGGTGTTGAAGTAGGAAGTTCAGTACCGGATCAACCAATAGACGAAGAAACATTTGAAGGGGCAGAGCATCGCGCTAAAGTTATAAAAAAACTAAATGAGAAGGCAAATATCGGCGCATCTTATTTTGTTGGTATTGAAGGTGGAGTCATTAATATTTATTCTAAGTGGTTTGGAATTGGAGTTGTATGTATAATCGATGAAAAGGATAACCTTGGATTCGGAACATCTCCAATGTTTGAACTATGGGGCGATGCAATTGAAGAAGTACTTGATGGGAAAGAACTTGGAGATGTAATGGCTGAAGTAACAGGGGATTCTGAAGTCAAAAGAAAAGGCGGAGCTGTTGGATACTTAACAGACGGAGTCGTCGTAAGAAAAGACCTCTATACTTCTGCACTTAAAGTTGCACTAATCCCTCTTATGAAAGAAGATTTGTATTCTAAAAAAATATAG
- a CDS encoding TfoX/Sxy family protein — MELTELPNIGKEVSKKLIAVGIDTPEKLIELGSKQAFIRIKSIDDTACFSMLQGLEGAVQGIRWHHLPDSTKKDLKQFFDSLK, encoded by the coding sequence ATGGAGTTAACTGAATTGCCTAATATTGGAAAAGAAGTCAGTAAGAAACTTATAGCAGTTGGAATTGATACACCTGAGAAACTCATTGAGTTAGGTAGCAAACAAGCATTTATCAGAATTAAATCAATTGACGATACTGCATGTTTTAGCATGCTTCAGGGATTGGAAGGTGCAGTCCAAGGTATCAGGTGGCACCACCTACCCGATTCAACAAAGAAAGATTTAAAGCAGTTTTTTGATTCGTTAAAGTAG
- a CDS encoding DUF3783 domain-containing protein, translating into MKKQKHVVVYGYLEEEVNKLKSYLDTKLEINLKIISASGKENTKIADILESNESSFFEDKEDKVLMFLDFLDEEIRYLLHNFSEINIPKPLFCVLTEHNIEWTFDKLIMDLIEERKHFEEKRKSERSC; encoded by the coding sequence ATGAAAAAACAAAAGCATGTAGTTGTTTACGGATATCTTGAAGAAGAAGTTAATAAATTAAAGAGTTATCTTGATACTAAGCTTGAAATAAATCTAAAAATTATTTCAGCATCTGGAAAAGAGAATACAAAAATAGCAGATATCCTTGAAAGCAACGAAAGTTCTTTCTTTGAAGATAAAGAAGATAAAGTATTGATGTTCCTAGATTTCTTGGACGAGGAAATAAGATATTTGCTACATAACTTCTCAGAAATTAACATACCAAAACCTTTATTTTGCGTTTTAACAGAGCACAACATTGAATGGACTTTTGATAAGTTAATTATGGACCTGATAGAGGAAAGGAAACATTTTGAGGAAAAGAGAAAATCTGAAAGAAGTTGTTAG